The Nostoc cf. commune SO-36 genomic sequence GCTTCCCCCCAGGGATACGGTAGGTGGTGTTTGAAGCTGCTTTTTGATCAAAATTTGAGTCGCAAGCTGGTAACTCAATTAGCAGACGTTTTCCCTGATTCCAGTCACGTTCAGTTTCATGGGCTGGAAGTGAAGACTGATACTGAAATATGGGAATTTGCTAAAACTAATGACTTTTGCATCGTAACTCAAGATGTAGACTTAGCCGCTTGTACGGTTCTCCGCCTAAAGTTGTATAGCTACGTTGCGGAAATGCACCAACAAAACAAGTTGAATCTCTACTTCGTTCTGGCGTAGAGGTAATTCAAAAATTACTCAATAATCCAAGTTTGC encodes the following:
- a CDS encoding DUF5615 family PIN-like protein; the protein is MKLLFDQNLSRKLVTQLADVFPDSSHVQFHGLEVKTDTEIWEFAKTNDFCIVTQDVDLAACTVLRLKLYSYVAEMHQQNKLNLYFVLA